The Bacteroides ovatus genomic interval TACGCGGGAACAAGCTTTTGCTGCTTTTCTTGATGTATATTTGCCCGATGATTTCCACAATTATTTGAAGGATTTCCCAGTCAATCACCCTTTAGCACTCTATTGTTATAATTACCGCAATGTAGTCATGGATTTATATGATACCCACAAAGACCCACTCGCTTACGAAAAAAATCTATTGAAAAATGCACCACTCACTAAAGAGGAACAGACACTTATCCATCAATATGAAACGGCTTTCAAAGCAGGTATCTCCTTTCAGCAAGAAAGCGAGCTAATGGCACTTAGTGCAAAATACTTCAAAGAAAATGACCAATTCAGATGGGAGTCATTCTCCAAAGCAAAAGAACGTCTTAGTAATATCATACAAGACAGCACAAGTTTAATAGTTGACTACATACGAGCAATCTATATGCGTTCCAGTTTTTACAATTTACAACCTCTGACACCCCGACAAGAGCTCATGGCTTCGGAAATTACCAATCCTATCTTCTTAGGTATCATTCAAGACATGAACCGCCAGATGCAACCCCGACAGCAAACGATAACAAAGAAATTCACTATTTGCGAAGCACCACAAGTTCCGGAAAAGGAACTGTTGACTGCTCTCATTGCCCGCCACAAAGGGAAGGTACAGTTTATCGACTTTTGGGCTACCTGGTGCGGCGGCTGCCGGCAAATCATCAAGGAATATGAACCACTAAAGAAAAAAATAGGTGAAGACAAAGTTGCTTTCATTTACCTCACAGGCCCCAGTTCTATAAAAAAGACTTGGGATATACTAATACAAGACATTGCCGGAGAACATTACTGGCTGAACAAAGAACAGTGGGGTTATCTTTGGAATCATTTTCAGATGACGGGATTACCGATGTACCTGATAATAGATAAAAAAGGAAATATCGCAAAACAATTCACCCACGTAACAGCCAAAGAGTTGAAAAAGT includes:
- a CDS encoding TlpA family protein disulfide reductase, which codes for MNMNRLFTCLCLSLLFNLVQAQLPIPEYQKGKAILSGTIANYHPNDNLIFKIGAPNIVMGTAETLYPTVESDGSFTINIPLYHHTQVRMMIGNADLVILLSPEKETNVAINLSNPPGKQFVFSGQYATINNEWCQPELITKIPPVYSDGDLLDSIVGISANEFKKRCINQYKRYVTHNSAQLQFSEDTRTLANLSCAFDCLENLQATHYCLQTAYQKKENITREQAFAAFLDVYLPDDFHNYLKDFPVNHPLALYCYNYRNVVMDLYDTHKDPLAYEKNLLKNAPLTKEEQTLIHQYETAFKAGISFQQESELMALSAKYFKENDQFRWESFSKAKERLSNIIQDSTSLIVDYIRAIYMRSSFYNLQPLTPRQELMASEITNPIFLGIIQDMNRQMQPRQQTITKKFTICEAPQVPEKELLTALIARHKGKVQFIDFWATWCGGCRQIIKEYEPLKKKIGEDKVAFIYLTGPSSIKKTWDILIQDIAGEHYWLNKEQWGYLWNHFQMTGLPMYLIIDKKGNIAKQFTHVTAKELKKLLELEVNR